The DNA region AAAATGCAACAATTTCACTCACTGAAAGGTAGATGAGGCTGGCGATAGCCAGGCAGACGCAGCCAAGGACAGTAGCCAGCATAAAGCCAGCAGGAACACAAAGCCTGGGAAACAGAAGCTTCATTAGAGCAAGGCAACAACAAAACACGTCTTTGGTTGGAAGGAATGCTGCCTTGCAATGGAAAGATGCTTTGTCTCTTCAACTCACGCAGCATGAAGAAAGGCTCTGACGTAGTAGTTCCTTGTCAGGGGCCCAAAGGCTTTCACGCACACAGTGAAACAGTACTGGCCCCTGTAGATGACAGAAAAAGAGAGGATGAGGATTAAAATAACATGTCAGCCATCATTAAATGGCACCACTTACTTTCGTTCAACACCCGTGCCTTTTGCCTTCCTGCTTCTTGGGTACTCCAGCAGACACACAAACAGGCCAGCAGCGCTGCACAACGCAGTCAAGAACTTTCTTATCGAACAGGTTTTGGGCGACGGGTATAATTAAACAGGAAAAGGCCTCTTTAAATACATACCAGTGGTTCGGAACATACAGACCGGtgtttctcaaactgtggtacgtgtaccaataGTGGTACGCCAcaaaatcacttgattaaagtacagtgttttattgtcctatatttaaacaaagtgttAATGTTGaacctgtgtgtaatgttacagtggccataaATATCGAATGTACTTTAAAACCTGTaccttgtttttaaaaaatacttgggcctactacactactttattttaatgttggtcattatggtggtacttggagagccaggttTTTTCTAAGGTGGTGCTACATAGAATGTCTGTGCGAATGTGCAGAGAAAACCTTTAAAAATGATGATGCATCATATTCCAGCATTTATTTTCATACAAGCACTCAATAATGTTCCTTAAATCCTTGAATGCTGAATTATAATAGCTTTCGGTTTGTGTcatttgactcttttttttttttttaaatatgggcCCCTTGTATCAGGTATGagttgtacatatacatgtatgtaacgAAATATAAAAGGATACATAGCATAGGCTGCAAACTGCCACCCTCTGAAGAGTCCTGCCACCCCCACAATGCCGCCTGTAAGGAGAACTGAAAGAAGGAAGTGTGTCAAAAATGTCAAAATCAAAGAAACAATTGAATGaccaaataaaacaaataaataataataaaaaaggatgAAAAATTGGTTTTTCGGGCAAATtctggtgctttgttattgtacactgtccctgtcaaataaacacATACATTAATACTTTATTACACTTAATCATTAAAATAATAACTTTTAATTCAGGTTAATATCATTGAGTAACATTTACAAAAAcacagaactaaaaaaaaaaaagcaataatcgGTAATAGTACAACAAATATCAACATCATACAAACCAAATTGGAAATACAAGTATTTTAACTTACTGAGTCCAGCCGCTAGAGCCTGCTCATTGGCCCACATAGCCCACTCGATCTTCCCCATGTTTTCTTCAGCGTTCTCTACAAGGAAACTTTTTCTCCTATGAGAAATGTGGGGTGCAGCTTGAGATAAAAGGTGACTACCTGAGACCGCCCACTGACGTCACTTCCGGCAGGGGAGGAGCAACTGCAGCGTGGCTTGTGAAACATTCCTGTTGTCAGTAGATCAGTTTACAGCCAGTCAGTCACAtatgacttttaaaaaatatatattattcttTAATAGTAAATCCCACACCTATTCAGCTTGCTAAATTGTTGCtttttacaacaacaaacatattCAATAAACAGACAAAAAGTGTAAAGAAGTAAATTTAATTTGGGTTTTTTTCAGTGACTGCTGGGATTAGGTTTTAAACAGTGGTGCCTCAATTTAAGAGTTACccaatttaagagtgttttgagataaagctgtctctcggctaattgtcatGCTTTAAATTACGAGCAAAAATTTGCGTTACAAGCGTCCCTGCCACAATGAACACCCTATCTTATAAGATTCGCCCAAAACATCTCGTCATATCGGTTgagatcaacataactttgtttttccaagcattGGAAATAAGAATGtgggtgtgaaggacagtgctgagaagaagtggatgatattcattgaataaaaacaagaaatgatcaaaaacatgaccgatcGTATTGTCAACTTGACAAAACAAATGGAGTGTATCACTGCAAATCTTCtattgaagcagaatgagtctaacactAGTCAAAAATGTTAATAATATGTAAACGGCAGacatgtattcattaaaaaaaaggaagatgctgatggtgtgtttgaaggagaagcagctggaagaagATATTGTAGAAGTACACTCTCCaagataaatgctgtacattattacttcatacaactactgtagttgtttgtagtacattctattatattgtttcatacaatatttgttatacaaattagtttttcctttaaaaaaaaaaaaaggcatattaAATGTTAAAAGGGTGTGTGGAGGTCTGcacctccgggttcttcggaccacccagAAGAGACATGACAGGCTTGACGGTTGTGTGATttggtttattttgcaataaacttaTCGCTCTGCTTTTCAGCAATCGCATCTCATGACTGTCTCGCTcttcgggttgcttttcagccatccGCTCTCGTCTCCGTCTCAGTCTCTGCTCGCTCATGCTCGGGTTCTCTCCAACATAAACTCCTCCAACTTCTCCCCCCtcttccttcccggctgctgcccttttatagagtgacaggtgatcagataaacacgcccaggtgggccatctacgcacctgtcgccgatctcggagccggccccggcacaccccacctcgctgcaggtccgcaggccacgccccctcacagGGTGCTGTTTTGGGGGGGCAAGCACTAATTACATTGATATCAATGTAGTGCCTCacactggaagtctctgcagagagtggtgaggacctcttcctcctatccaggagatcgcaaaaagccgctgcctgaccagggctcagaaaatctgtcgagactcctcccaccccaccaatgactgttttcactgctggactctggaaagaggttccacagcctccgtagcagaaactacgggttctgtaacagcttcttccctcaggccataagactcttgaacgcatcataataatcccctcaattcccccaaaaaacggattaactcgctggactataaagacaatataacattgatccgtaaacgtggatgcatatgcaaaagtgcaatatatttatctgtacagtaatacatttatttatatccgcaccttattgctcttttatcctgcactacgagctaatgcaacacaatttcgttcttatctgtactgtaaagttcaaatttgaatgacaataaaggaagtctaagtctctaatttTAATAGGAGACACTGGTTTGAGGTACAAGTGTTTTTCGTTAAGAGTTCCGTTACAGAATCAATAAagtttgtaagttgaggtactactttaTTACACAATTTCATATAACTTTGTAGGTATATACACAGTGAATTAAAGCAATTACTTATACAACAAACATATTTTATAGTTTAGTATGTTGGTCAAAAACATGATTACACAGCTACTATgttctgcctgaggctgagccaatcagaggccaatGACACATTCACAATCTCAATGACAAAATCCATATTTCTAAATCAGTGTTCAGTGGTAAAAACAATGTCATTACAAAAAAAGTAATTCTAAAATATCTGTCAATTGAGAGACTTATAGGAAATGCATGTACATATTAGCAAACATTTTTGTGTTCTACTCTATTGTCTTGATGTTTCTCACTGCGCTTTGGTAACCCATCAGGTCCAAGCAGATGCTGTGTAGGATCCTTCACAACACAAGGACCTGGACCAGCCTTTGGAACACACCACAGACACAAAGTGAGTACAGTACAAAAACAAGTCACACACAATGTTTTGTAAATTAATCATATCAGTCTGAAGCAGCTACAGCTTTATTAAGATCTCATATAACTGTGGGACTCAATCATCTGAGATGAATAACTAGTGAATAATGAAAAACTGTGTTTTGTTTGTGCATACCTTTGTGCTGATAATGTAGCTAATTCCTTTAGGCATGGGCTCCAAACCAATAGCCTGTTTTAGCTCCACTGAAATATCAGCTTGAGGAACTGGAAGACCTTTTATAAACCTACAGAAAAGAAAACATTTGATGACACACTTAAAGTggacaaaaaaaaacctcacaataatacaCATATTTAGAGTAAACACATacagatattcaactaaattgtttaagGGGTCTTACAGTATTTCCAGAAAACCAAAGACCGGGGGCCCGGACTTCtttcttcactattagtcttattttgtatattctagAGAACCAGCttcctctacagcagtggtccccaaccacggcCCGGTACGTGGCTCGATtgataccgggccgcacaagaaatcaaaataaatagataaaaagtttattttcttttttattaaatcaacataaaaaacacaaaatacacttacaattagtgcaccaacccaaaaaacctccctcccccatttatactcattaacactcattcgcacaaaagggttgtttctttctgttattaatatttctggttcctacattatatatcaatatagatcaatacagtctgcagggatacagtccgtaagcactcatgattgtatttttttatgacaaaaaaaattaatagcaACCCCCCGgtctcaggtttttttttttaactgaactcacaAGCCACCAATAGCCCAACTAATGAAAAAAAAGGACCTAAaagggaaccttgaggaacaccaataATACAACTaaataagttttaaaaaatgactactgactgcatctgaagcaaCACTTTACTTACATAATTCCCATTACGAATAAAAAAGTGTTACTGCCATAGAAgacaggacttaaaggggtgccttgaggaacgcctcagttatgtaaatcataagtttggaccccagtgttttaGGTTTGCTTGAAAGGCTAAAATGTCAAAGCAGGGGTCACTAATGTTTttagaaatttgctgcaaaaatgtttatcTCCCAAGTTTTTAACTAAACTTGAGACACCAGTTGGATAGCCGTGACATAAACGGTTTATACACTTTGCCATTGATGATTTTCCATGAGTTTTAGAAAACCTTTCACTGAATTTTAAtgattaaaatacattattttatctCAATGGGACGACCAAAATCTAATTATCCTAAAATTAATACTACATTATTATGTACATACAATTGTTTTTGTGGTAATGTGTTACATTATGGGCCATTGTGTGTGTCCCATGTGCACtgctatgacaataaagttccttgaatcctaAGTAAAATTAGGTTAATATCAGAAATGTACGGTCCCTctctaaaacaaaaaacactggAGAGGCAcattaaggccatgtccacatgaacacGGATACTTAATacacgcatacttatctctgcgtttaggcctcttgtccacacgcaaacgCATACTTCTgcctttaaaaacgcagacttttgcaaacaTTGGTCAAAGTGTAGAATTCCAAAACTCTTCGTCCAGCGTATGCATGTGcacggcacaaacggagacttcaattcctctgatgatgtcatgtttgtgcgtcatttccaaagctcaacaacacGCCTTGCTGcttttaaacacactataagaggaccactgtatgtttgaacataaACATGCTGCTAATTTCACTTTaacagcaataaaaaaaaagacaaatcaaAATAGGCTTAGCGATTCTCCCGCCAGCAACAATGACAGTTCTCTGTTTGGGATATGATTGCTGTCTGACCTCCACCTGATGGAACAACTTTGACTGGtaagactttttgctctgtgtcataagaacAGTACAAAATGATCTCAGGTTTTTAATTCTTGTTTAACGACAGATCGTGAAGTTAACTTACGCGACTGTGCACGCACATATAACGCAACCGAGCGACTAAAAAAATCCAACGTATTCTTCCTCCTTGTTAAtgttaaagacaatgtacacttcattgcacataTATCACTATATCGATTATTAAATGCGTGATAATTCAAAGAGTTTTACAGCTGCACACGCACGTCTGTGCGCTTTAGGCACTTACACATGCAAAagggtttccttggctcgttagtgcgtgctgattttagaatTAATGTACACTTCGCTGTACATGTTGCTGATTAAACATGTTATAACTcaatgagtgttgggtttcagcagcacaggcgtgcatgcGTGCTGTAAACACCAACAAAAAGAGATTCATGAATGTTCCCAGGGCTGTGTGTAAGTGGAGGCTGgttttaaaaataatgtacatgtcattgtacgtctagtatatcaaaataaacattataataacaggtgtaatgccaccaagtcatctGTGGCTACTTttacaggcttctgattggacaaaatgtgcatgacagcaactGTAAGCGTTTGTGTGTAGActtagacagttttgaaactacacttgtgtagcTGGAGATGGTTTTaaccccaaaaatgtgtttttgaaactctctgtgttcgtgtggacatagaCTTAGATACACATTCTCATATTAGAGTTCCAACATATTTAGTTCTGACTTCTGCTCCATCCCACAGCCTCACAGATATATCTATTTGACGGACAAATGGTGGTTTAGGTTTTTGTCAAACAGCACTACATGTCGTTTGTCGAGACACCAATTATAGAGTCCTTTAAAGTGCAGAAAAAGCCCAGAAGGCACACAAAGGAACACTTCATCCTACCACGAGGAGATTTTGGGGTAATCTGGCTGTCCAGGAACATGGCCGCAAAAAGACGGCTTGTGTCCTCGGAAGACCTGAATTAGtatgaattaacacatttttgtgCCCCTGGTATCCCGGCTTTGAGCACTTCATTTTTTGCAGAAATGTCCAAAGTTGTCTGCCTGTTGCTGTGGAAACAGTAGTAGTGTTGCTGACTCATCACAGCATTAGCCTTCATCACTTACGAGTATTGCACTGCCAGCAACAGTGGCTACAGTTTAATGCTTTTTCTCATTTGAGTGGCTAACGAGCACTGCCTTGCCCaaatttgaaatgtcaaatgttttacAGCACAGTTTGCATTTAGCATGTCTTGTGTCTTTTGCCAGTCACAATTTgtatttttccttaaaaaaatcatgttttattgaatgtattattttaattttttcatcaaaaccatgttcaaacagactagaCAATACATTTTTCACACCACCAAAACATCACGGTGGTCCTTAGCAATGTACATTTTATTACATCAATTTCATTTGGATTAATGAAACTTTAGATAtatttacatgattttttttaaacttctggaaaaaatataattttacacaacttttgctGGCCCTTAAAAGTGTATTTTAAAATTTCACGACTTTTCCAGGTTTTTTATCACCGTATGAATCCTTAATAAGGGCTGCACAGTGGCCTAGTGGAGAGCATGTAGGCTTTACAGGTGTGACTGGTGAGTGTAAATGATTGTTTGTCTATAAAATATGTCCCCAAAGTcatctgggataggcttcagcgctCCCATAACGCTAATGAGGACAAGTGGtacagaaaattgatggatggtgAAAAGTAGATAATTGCCAACTCACTGTCCATTGGTTTCTGGAGGGAAGAAATGTCGGACAGCTTGACTAAAGTCAAGAACGTGCTGCTGTAAAGTGAATATCACAGCATTGGGTCCTGCATCAAAGGTGTAAGCCACCTAGACCGACACAAACAGTATGTCACATACACAGCAATTGTTCTTATATTAAGaaaatcatgttaaaaaaaagctaTGCCCTCAGTGGCAAACAACAAGGAAGTTAAAACAGGTGCAGTTCGTAACAGTGGCCTGTCAGCTCTTTAAAGGGAGCTATTTTTATTcagcattttttttgtgttagtTTGGTTACGTCACTTCTTACATAGTTGGCCCCTGACTAAAACCAGTGTGCGACATCATTCAACTTTGTTTCCAGTGCCTTGCTTACCCTGGTCTCACCATAGTGTCGATTATATCGATGCACCAAGTTGATGACTTGATGAGACACACTGTTGAGGTAGAATATTGGAGGGTATGTGTCCAGGCAGGTGGCATGAAACTGGTTACTGTCCTTCATCGTTAGTTCAGCAAAAGCAGTAAAGTCTTTCCTGCGCACTGCTTCAATCATCTCGACCATGCGGCCTGGGACAACCGACTCGGCCCGGTGctacaaaacacaaaaacatgttttcaggtcTGTTAATTAATAGGTGAGAAATTAATTTGTCTCTACTTTTAATGTCAAGCCCTTTTTCCACCAAGCAGCGCAATTCCCTTTTACTCAAGATGACAAAATATGACCTGGTGTGGATTGTGTTTCCATTTCAGGGTGTGTAGGCTGGATGACTCTTTTATAAATAGCGAGATACCAAAGCATTGCAACAGAATGTAACCTGCCTATaacttaataaaaaataaaagttacaCGGTAAACTAAGATTAGAAGTGAGTGACAAAAAAAGGTACAAAGAGTGGTGAAGATGCAGGTCTGTTATTTTTATACACTTCATAACCGTTTTAAGTCACAAATTGAGAACTGAAACCTTGACTGCTTGGTAAACGCCAAGCATAAATTAACAGAATGTTGTGAGATTACATAAGGTACCTTTAGAAGACAACTTGTTTGTACGCTAGTTTGCATGCCAGACGTGCTGCCTACAGGTTTGCGCTCAGCACTGGCCTGTCAAAAAGAAAATAGAT from Entelurus aequoreus isolate RoL-2023_Sb linkage group LG02, RoL_Eaeq_v1.1, whole genome shotgun sequence includes:
- the LOC133634147 gene encoding cytochrome b-245 light chain → MGKIEWAMWANEQALAAGLILLTGGIVGVAGLFRGWQFAAYAIAAGLFVCLLEYPRSRKAKGTGVERKGQYCFTVCVKAFGPLTRNYYVRAFLHAALCVPAGFMLATVLGCVCLAIASLIYLSAAIHGEHWEPILPKKQVRRPAPSIKNPPQNPPPRPPPEMRRKNVDYMDDASYDNPMTVTE
- the mvda gene encoding diphosphomevalonate decarboxylase; the protein is MQIGHKDNMEKAHIITCTAPVNIAVVKYWGKRDEDLILPINSSLSVTLHQDQLKTTTTVTTSKSFQEDRLWLNGKEEDISHPRLQSCLREIRRLARKRRNDADPDLDSTCLSHKVHICSVNNFPTAAGLASSAAGFACLVYTLAQAFGVEGDLSGVARQGSGSACRSMYGGFVKWIMGHQSDGKDSVAQQVEPETHWPELRILVLVASAERKPVGSTSGMQTSVQTSCLLKHRAESVVPGRMVEMIEAVRRKDFTAFAELTMKDSNQFHATCLDTYPPIFYLNSVSHQVINLVHRYNRHYGETRVAYTFDAGPNAVIFTLQQHVLDFSQAVRHFFPPETNGQFIKGLPVPQADISVELKQAIGLEPMPKGISYIISTKAGPGPCVVKDPTQHLLGPDGLPKRSEKHQDNRVEHKNVC